In Pseudochaenichthys georgianus chromosome 6, fPseGeo1.2, whole genome shotgun sequence, a single window of DNA contains:
- the gal gene encoding galanin peptides translates to MQRSFGIFCVSLIFCAALSETIGLVLAAKEKRGWTLNSAGYLLGPRRIDHLIQIKDSPSARGREELVAQYGIDGHRTLVDKAGKRDMEEDYRTGAQRTADGDIIRTVIDFLSYLKLKEMGALDSLPSSVTSDELANP, encoded by the exons ATGCAGAGAAGCTTTGGGATTTTCTGCGTGTCGCTCATCTTCTGCGCAGCTCTGTCTGAGACCATCGGGCTGGTCCTCGCG GCGAAGGAGAAGCGTGGCTGGACACTGAACAGTGCTGGCTACCTGTTAGGTCCCC GTCGTATTGATCACCTAATTCAGATAAAGGATTCTCCCAGTGCCAGAGGCAGAGAGGAGCTGGTCGCTCAAT ACGGGATCGATGGACACAGGACGCTCGTAGACAAGGCTGGCAAGAGGGACATGGAGGAGGACTACagaacag GTGCCCAGAGAACAGCCGATGGAGACATCATCCGCACTGTCATCGACTTCCTGTCGTACCTTAAACTTAAAG AGATGGGAGCCTTGGACAGCCTGCCTTCCTCTGTGACATCAGATGAACTGGCCAACCCCTAA